Genomic window (Neoarius graeffei isolate fNeoGra1 chromosome 13, fNeoGra1.pri, whole genome shotgun sequence):
tcgtctcgcgattgttccagtgggaaatccgcgagggattccccaatagaaagaggaggggccgggggctcctcactctgtcgcggagatgacgtagacggctctgcgaccgcagctccagccaaaacgacaccgggacccccacccgctaaccggcaggacccactctttactaggtgtgccatcaacccccggaatcccggccaatcagtccccaagatcaaagagtgggtaaggcgaggattaaccgccgcctttactatggatttgtcccctctgaaatatatgtggaccgacaccaacgggtagcagtgaacatccccgtgcacacacaacaccttcaccccttgtgctccccccaatgcctcgtcttgcaccaggctttggcggatcgaggtctggttgcaacccgaatccaccaacgcctgatatgtcgccccttgtacacttaccggtatgcgatatgctccggcctgatcgagggcagcctctggcgcgtcggggatccgcaccaccgcccccacctccatcgcgacacactgttgctgcaggtggcccggttccccgcagcgccagcaaaccggcccgggcctcccctctgcagctgtggtttgagggtcactcacctgaggggggggagagacagacacagaagggagaaacgggagggcaccacgggtgcggtgggccggctggggtggagccggcccccgcctccgtggtgggggaatggggcgaggacgggacacgggaggagggggaagagagagagagagagaagaggagagagaagatgacagccgttgtcctgccgccgggacagccgccagatgatcctccgccagtcctacggcctgatccagcgacgccgggcggtggcactggacccactccgcggttccggcgggtaggcgggcgatgaattgttccagcgccacctggtcgatgatcccctcggcgtcgcgatcttcggccctcagccaccgccagcaggcgtcccggagctgctggccgaacgcgaatgggctgccgacttcctccattcgcagcgcgcggaagcgctggcgctgctgctccggcgtgcgccccacgcgctggaggacagcccggcgaaggtcggcgtaggccagccggtggtcggcggggagctgtagtgcggctaactgcgcctctcccgtcaggagggggaggaggcgcgccgcgcgctgctccaccggccaccccgaggcttcggcgacctgttcgaacaacgcgatgaatgcctcggggtcgtcctgcgggcccatcttagtcaaggtgatgggagacgggcccgcggccggtgcgctggtggaccccgccgacgcgaggaggcgccggaacgcctctcggtcttcctgttgagccagcaccagggcttcgaagcgctgctcctgctccttccggagcgtgacgagagcctggtgctggctctgctgagccgtggcgagggcgtggatcaagtccgcgaacggggaggattccatggggctgcaggacaggtgctccacgatcccgggtttcggcaccactgtaaatgttcgctggatgtgggtggagcacagaggacggcaggacaaagactgagttcgcaaaacagttttattctcacttttcagcggaagcggttttctctctcagacacacacacacacacacattccggtgCTCGGGTtgtagagcccctctgctctcgctctccctccttaaatagcccggtttactggggagaacacacacaaaacatagattaatcacactcaggtgaagcgattctgccacttaccttccccaactccgccctcctgtcacagaccggtgcttgaccacgcccccgctgccacaaagtgCAATTATAATTACATAATTATTACTTCATAATTTCATCCAACTTGAAGTCTCCTTATTGAAATCTTGGTGCTGTAATACTGTAGCTTCTCTCTTTACTTTTCTCCCACAGGTCTCACAACCTTCACTGCAGTACTCATCTACACCTTACACAACAAAGAAATCCTTCAGGACTCTAGAAAGTTGAGCTTGGGACACTTTGGTTACTGTTTTATTTTGGCATGGGTGTGTGTGCCTTTGCTAATGTGGAGTGGACTCATGTACATTTATTTGCGCAAAAGGAAGTAATGGCATGGTTTGCTTCTGATCAACTTAAATATAAAACAGGCACAgtaatatgtatatatacacacattgcaTCACTTTTATATGGTCATTTTTTTCCTTATTTTATAGGATAATGTATTGTAACACATATTTTAGACTATATAATCATGCCATGTAATTTTTCATGAATAAAACTTAATTGAAACAACTTTGATGCAGTAATCATCTAAAATGCCCATACATTAGATAATTATCTCAGCAATATGTGGACTTTATGATGATGCAGTTAGCCCTACTGGTGACAGTTTTTTTCCAAAGATGTTGGGATTCCTTGTGAATGCATGACTGGTTCTGCACGAATAGCTTCCATGACATTGTACAATAAGCATGAAATTCCTGCAAGCACAGGCCTCATAATCTCTTCTTTGAGATCAATAGTTAGAACTACTGTACAGTCCTCTGTAAATCCAGTAAAAATGAAGAAAAGCCCTCTCCAATGGTAGACAGAGACTTTAATCACAGAATTACCACATCTCCACACAACCACGCACTGGCTCCAGTTCTACAAGTGGCTGCATAGAATACAACATAGCTGCCAATGTGTAGCAGCAGAGCAAGTGGTCGACTCTCAACCAGCTATTTTGTTATCTTGCTAGCATATAATCAGGCAACAAAATGAATAAGGTGCAGTTGTCAATTCAAAATAAACCATTTTAGTGTTAACAACCATCAGATTTCTTATTGAAAGGAAAAAGCAATAGAAAAAATATTTGAAACTTTTTCTGAGTAGCTGCAATTAAATTTGAAGTTCACCGGAGTGGGTGTTGGGGTATAAGGCGAAAGGCATTATGAGTTTGGTGAGAGAGATGATAGATTGCCTTGAGAAGAGGTACAAGAAAAACAGTAGAACTACTTAAGAAATACTGAGGTAAAAATATCGAGGTGAAAACTCTTTAGAAAGCTCTTTATTTTCAATTTGGAAGTGTTTCCTAGTATGTTTAAATGGTAAATTTTGTTGGGAAACATGAACTCCATTCTTCTCTCCTTCCATTAAAGCAGCtcacaggcattattattattttttttatttttcctcaaCTCCATTCTGTCAAATCCAAAAAGGTACACATCACAAAACTGCCAAAAGAGGAAAAATGTcactaaggaaaaaaaaaattaagtaatgaGAAGTCCTCAAGTCCATGCGTCTCCTGTTGAGTAGGAAACTCCGAGTGCTGTGATAAAACAACCACTAAAAGGCACCATCACTTTAACCGTTGCACAATGACCGCGTTCAGCAGGTTTGCCTCCTTCAGTGTCTGACTCTCGTCTGTCAGCTCCTTGTTGGGGAAAGTCGTCATGAGGACAAACTCCACTGCAGCCATGGCTGGCCGAGCGTTCACCACAAACTGGCGTATATCAGAGACCCTGAGGGGAACGAAACAGGCAATAATGGATTTGACAGTGGATCCAACTATAATTCAAAGCACAGATTTATGTTAATATTCTCACTCGAATACAccgtttcaataataaaactaattcaCTTGTATGGTGGACACTCCACACAATCCAAGTctaatttttattattaaaaggatagttcgggatttttgacatgaatctgtatggcatccccatcaacagtgtcgtgcaaacacactgacttacccctgacagcatcctgcgagtccagttcttgtccagttttggtccagacgaaagtagtccggcaagtttgttggggtcatgaaagtaaaacgtttttcgtctcaaaacagtatgtgttcaaaagagtgatatatttgcatcacaaaaccgttgccaaataaaaagtcagacctcgaaatcgcttggcactattttctctccctcggtatcactgcgcgctgccgccaggtgacagccacggctgtttcattcattgtttactagtgatgggaatttcggctctttttcgggagccggctcttttggctcttcttactataaggagccggctctttcagctcctgagattttatttttgatttaaaggagtacgccacccccagatgaaattgagtcagtccctgcagtccctagagttggatgagtgagccaaagcgttttgtagccgacccagccattgtcctgatctataaacgccccggttagcttagtCACTGTAAtcaggcgtgtccagctagcattgtcgttacaaaagtgaattaaataactcaagattgtttataattatttctcatgacttgtacagtcacattgagtacacatatcaatgcaaattaacacgaagggatttactagaccaatttatatctggaactattttcagccacagcacaggcaaagcaccgctgcaggcgcaaagacaccgcgcagcgcctgaaaacgggtgcgcagcgcctgaaaacccgttttcaggcgctgcgcggtgtctttgcgccttccttttcctacctattcctttaattgctgcaattaactagttaattcttattctatttctcctctgttataatctgtcctgcttttgaaaagatcctctctggggggacagatgctgccactatacacatcctccgtgccatcacgtgtgtaagccgtggcagccttggtctcccaccagcttagtgggtctgcgtttcgctgtcacctggcggcagcgcgcagtgataagaagggagagaaaatagtgccaagcgatttcgaggtctgactttttatttgacaacgtttttgtgatgcaaatatatcactcttttgaacacatactgttttgagacgaaaaacgttttactttcgtgaccccaacaaacttgccggactactttcgtctggaccaaaactggacaagaactggactcgcaggatgctgtcaggggtaagtcagtgtgtttgcacgacactattgatggggatgccatacagattcatgtcaaaaatcccgaactatccctttaaaataGTTTTCTCAATATGGGAAACACACCATCATTATTACTGAGGCTGCTGTAAGGACATGTTTCTTTAACATTCAGGGAAGACATCTCGTTTGTCAGCATTTTGTAACGCTTCAGTAAATTTCCCACCATGAGAGAGATAGAAGCCCTGGTACTTTCCACTCTCTCTGCAATATTACAAGCTTTTCGTTTAGTCTTAAAagagaaacttaaaaaaaaaaaaaggttctaaaGAAAGGCTTCACATGTTTCTTCAGTGTTACACTGAATTAAGGTCAAATCCAATAGCATCCTTGTGGCTACACAAGTTTGGGGAACCTGGATCACTGCGAGTCTCATAACTATTGTACATACCACTGAATCAACCCAGAAGCCACACTGTAATCAATTTTAATTGTTCTTTTCTTGCTTTTGGCATCGTTTTGTCTCTCTGGTTTCAATTACTATTTTatgcaccactgtaaatgaagaCAATTGTGCTGCAGATCTCTAGAACACAAGTCTGACTACTTATGGAAGTGAAAGCCAGTAAGTCTGGCTGCCATTATCGAGGCAGTATGTTTTAATTCTGTACCTGTGGGTGTGGTTAAACTTCTGCACCAGTCGTCCTCCATCAGCCAGTCTGATCTGAATGTTGGTGACGGGCTGAGACTCATCCACACTGATAGATGCACAGGCCTGGGCCTCACTCGCAACCTGGTCCATTCTTGGGACAGATACCAACTCTGGAGTGGCACTGAGAGAGGGATTTAAAGAGAAAATGAAGGGAGGAGAAACGCACATGCCCCCTCGTGATTAAATGCTAAACTCTAGAACTGTTGGCACCCTTACCccacacacaattttttttaagCCCTGCAAAAGGTTATATAATTGGTAtccaaaaaaacaaatcagttaaAAAGAACTTTAAGGAAATGGTCGgcaaccatcctcctcactgttggAAGTCAGTACAATTAGAGAACTGCACAGTATGTCTGGCTTTTAGTTTTCAAAATGAGACAGTACCTCCATAACAATAAGCTTTTCGGGGAAGAGGACTTTTTTGCTTGCAACCCACGAAATAGCGTCTAGGCTTCAGCAATCTACACTACATTTGGAGCAAGATGTTCTCTTCAAAagtgaccaaaataaaactttggtCTTCGAGATCCCTACCAGTCTTTTATTAACCTTGTGAGACATTACCAGAAGAGTGCTGTTTCTCTTACCAGAAGAGACTTCACATAATGTTAAAAGGTACCAAAACCCATAAATAATTAAAGCCAATCAGTACACTACTTGAGAAAATGTTACAAGTCTAAAACGTTAGTGTCCCTATATGTTCAGCTCAAAATATCACTCATTGCATTGCTTGTGATCCAGCTTTATACAATCAAAGTGCTGATTAAGTGGCAACTGACCTTTGAACTGAAAGAggaatgta
Coding sequences:
- the LOC132896938 gene encoding uncharacterized protein LOC132896938, producing MESSPFADLIHALATAQQSQHQALVTLRKEQEQRFEALVLAQQEDREAFRRLLASAGSTSAPAAGPSPITLTKMGPQDDPEAFIALFEQVAEASGWPVEQRAARLLPLLTGEAQLAALQLPADHRLAYADLRRAVLQRVGRTPEQQRQRFRALRMEEVGSPFAFGQQLRDACWRWLRAEDRDAEGIIDQVALEQFIARLPAGTAEWVQCHRPASLDQAVGLAEDHLAAVPAAGQRLSSSLSSSLSLSLPPPPVSRPRPIPPPRRRGPAPPQPAHRTRGALPFLPSVSVSPPPQVSDPQTTAAEGRPGPVCWRCGEPGHLQQQCVAMEVGAVVRIPDAPEAALDQAGAYRIP